GCAAGGAAAACACTGTCAAAAATAGCCCTTTTGATTGAAGAAAGACTTATCCATGATGAATTCCGTGGTTATTGCCGTGTGCCTGATGCTTGCCCTCAGTCTCGCACGGGTAAACGTGGTTATCGCGCTGACCATCAGCGCACTGGTCGCCGGGCTTTGGGGTGGCATGGGGCTGACTGCCACCATCGAGGCCTTTAACACGGGCCTCGGTGGCGGAGCCCAAATTGCCCTGAGCTATGCACTCCTTGGTGCCTTTGCGGTGGCGCTGTCACATTCTGGGCTGACTACGGTGATTTCCCACTCCGTAATCAAAAAACTGGGGCGGGAAAACGATGCCAAAGCCTTGGGCACGGTGCGCATGTTACTGCTGGTTTCATTGCTCGCCATGGCCATGGCGTCCCAGAACATTCTGCCTATCCATATCGCCTTTATCCCGATTCTGGTGCCGCCCCTGCTGCACCTGATGTCAAAGCTTAAGCTCGACCGCCGACTGGTGGCCTGTGTGCTTACCTTTGGTTTGGTGACCACCTATATGGTGCTGCCGGTGGGCTTTGGCGGCATCTTCCTGAACGATATTTTGCTGGCAAACCTGACAGGCAATGGCCTGGAGGCAAGTCGCGAGCAGGTGCCCGGCGCCATGCTTATTCCGGCACTTGGGATGATTTTGGGGCTGCTCATCGCAGTGTTCATCAGCTACCGTAAGCCCAGAAACTACGTTGAAGAGCAAATTCTCGCGGCTGAGCCCGAGGAGCGCATAAATAGTCGCAGCCTGCTCATTGCCGTAATTGCCATTGTGGCGACCCTGGTAGTGCAGCTTAAAACCGACTCCATGATTTTTGGCGCCCTGATTGGTTTTATGGTGTTCAGTCTCTCTGGCGCCGTTAAGCATGTTGCCGATCAGGATATTTTTACCCAGGGCGTGCGCATGATGGCCAATATCGGTTTTATCATGATTGCCGCCGCGGGCTTCGCTGCCGTGGTTAAGGCTACGGGCGATGTGGGGAATCTGGTGTCGTCTTTAAGTGAGCTGATTGGCGACAATAAGGCGCTAGCGGCGTTCTTGATGTTATTGGTAGGGCTGCTTATCACCATGGGCATTGGCTCATCCTTCTCGACCATTCCCATTATTGCCACCATCTATGTACCACTGGCGCTCTCCTTTGGCTTCTCGGTACCGGCAACCATTGCCCTGGTCGGCACAGCGGCGGCCCTGGGTGATGCGGGTTCACCTGCGTCCGACTCAACCCTTGGCCCCACTGCGGGGCTTAATGCCGATGGCCAGCACGACCATATGCGTGACAGCGTGATCCC
The window above is part of the Shewanella litorisediminis genome. Proteins encoded here:
- a CDS encoding Na+/H+ antiporter family protein, coding for MNSVVIAVCLMLALSLARVNVVIALTISALVAGLWGGMGLTATIEAFNTGLGGGAQIALSYALLGAFAVALSHSGLTTVISHSVIKKLGRENDAKALGTVRMLLLVSLLAMAMASQNILPIHIAFIPILVPPLLHLMSKLKLDRRLVACVLTFGLVTTYMVLPVGFGGIFLNDILLANLTGNGLEASREQVPGAMLIPALGMILGLLIAVFISYRKPRNYVEEQILAAEPEERINSRSLLIAVIAIVATLVVQLKTDSMIFGALIGFMVFSLSGAVKHVADQDIFTQGVRMMANIGFIMIAAAGFAAVVKATGDVGNLVSSLSELIGDNKALAAFLMLLVGLLITMGIGSSFSTIPIIATIYVPLALSFGFSVPATIALVGTAAALGDAGSPASDSTLGPTAGLNADGQHDHMRDSVIPTFIHYNIPLLVFGWIAAMVL